One Pseudodesulfovibrio cashew DNA window includes the following coding sequences:
- a CDS encoding polysaccharide deacetylase family protein: MIVKSTIASCWLAPPERLEAACAGMEAALDSARKGTKAFFRADDVAVPGDNCRRMLELFSRYQLPLHLAVTPAWLTRPRWETLKSWAGDDRLWCWHQHGWRHVNHQKYGKKSEFGSDRTRHEKRMDISRGRDRLRDIMGDDFCEVFTPPWNRFDEVTAEVLLELGFRNVSRSQGEGRKVKLSRRMHDTPVNVDLHTRGEADPGQGLDGLLEDIAEAVRYGRLGVMLHHQRMNEAAFTFLERCLAAVAANPAIEPHGPDETKVSIDQAIFAYSTSF, encoded by the coding sequence ATGATAGTCAAATCGACCATAGCGTCCTGCTGGCTGGCTCCGCCTGAACGGCTGGAAGCGGCGTGCGCCGGAATGGAGGCGGCCCTGGACTCGGCCCGCAAGGGGACCAAGGCCTTTTTCCGCGCGGACGACGTGGCCGTGCCCGGCGACAACTGCCGGAGGATGCTGGAACTCTTCTCCCGTTACCAACTGCCGCTGCATCTGGCCGTGACCCCCGCCTGGCTGACCAGGCCGCGTTGGGAGACGCTCAAGTCCTGGGCCGGGGACGACCGGCTGTGGTGCTGGCACCAGCACGGCTGGCGGCACGTCAATCACCAGAAATACGGCAAGAAGAGCGAGTTCGGCTCGGACCGCACCCGGCACGAGAAGCGAATGGATATTTCCCGTGGCCGGGACCGCCTCCGGGATATCATGGGCGACGACTTCTGCGAGGTGTTCACCCCGCCGTGGAACCGATTCGACGAGGTTACCGCCGAGGTGCTCCTGGAGCTCGGGTTCCGCAATGTCTCGCGCTCCCAGGGGGAAGGGCGTAAGGTCAAGCTCTCCCGGCGCATGCACGACACCCCGGTGAATGTGGACCTGCACACGCGCGGGGAGGCCGACCCCGGCCAGGGGCTGGACGGGTTGCTGGAGGACATCGCCGAGGCCGTGCGCTACGGCAGGCTGGGGGTCATGCTCCATCACCAGCGAATGAACGAGGCGGCGTTCACCTTCCTCGAGCGCTGCCTGGCCGCCGTGGCCGCCAATCCCGCCATTGAGCCTCACGGGCCCGACGAGACCAAGGTCTCCATTGATCAGGCCATTTTCGCGTATTCTACATCCTTTTGA
- a CDS encoding LysR family transcriptional regulator, producing MDIRRLQCFLAVAFEGNLTRAAESLFLSQSALSGQIKLLEDELEYPLFERHARGMTLTAKGETLLPYARSAIQAMEDFRAKGDRLRNARVTGLTVGLNTDPVFLRMAELARQMRSRLQGAQLSFIVSQSRFTAESLRSGEMDVGFRFGMWGEEGIHDEFVAPVPLAIAIPSAMAPEVKPGDWRGLAALPWVYTFRGCPFHTALRERMSTFGVEPCTVGHSVDENIMRELVAEGEGVAILREDEGRRLEAVGKAVLWPERLQVPLCLSYPAGSGYDSPLREFRDVVRSVWCGVEDAVA from the coding sequence ATGGACATCCGCAGGCTGCAATGTTTCCTGGCCGTGGCCTTTGAGGGCAACCTGACCCGTGCCGCCGAGAGCCTGTTCCTAAGCCAGTCCGCCCTGAGCGGGCAGATCAAGCTGCTCGAGGACGAGCTGGAGTATCCGCTGTTCGAGCGCCACGCGCGCGGCATGACCCTGACCGCCAAGGGCGAGACCCTGCTGCCCTATGCCCGCAGCGCCATCCAGGCCATGGAGGACTTCCGGGCCAAGGGGGACAGGCTGCGCAACGCCCGGGTTACGGGCCTGACCGTGGGGCTGAATACCGACCCCGTGTTTCTGCGCATGGCCGAACTGGCCCGGCAGATGCGCTCCAGATTGCAGGGCGCACAGCTTTCCTTCATCGTTTCCCAGAGCCGGTTTACGGCTGAATCCCTGCGTTCCGGCGAAATGGACGTGGGGTTCCGTTTCGGCATGTGGGGAGAGGAGGGCATTCATGACGAATTCGTGGCCCCTGTTCCCCTGGCCATCGCCATTCCTTCAGCCATGGCCCCGGAGGTGAAGCCCGGAGACTGGCGTGGGCTGGCGGCCCTGCCCTGGGTATACACCTTCCGTGGTTGCCCCTTCCACACGGCCCTGCGCGAGCGCATGTCCACCTTCGGCGTGGAGCCGTGCACGGTGGGGCACTCGGTGGACGAGAACATCATGCGCGAGCTGGTGGCCGAGGGCGAGGGCGTGGCCATCCTGCGCGAAGACGAGGGCAGACGGCTCGAGGCCGTGGGCAAGGCCGTGCTCTGGCCCGAGCGTTTGCAGGTCCCGTTGTGTCTATCCTACCCGGCGGGCAGCGGCTACGATTCGCCCCTGCGCGAGTTTCGCGACGTGGTCCGGTCAGTCTGGTGCGGTGTCGAGGACGCCGTGGCTTAA
- a CDS encoding APC family permease, giving the protein MDQRKIRTLPLCCMMIGAVLGSGIVILPPLALDTAGQWAIAGWGLTAAFGVAFAYVFARVGTLFPGEGGAASAVKRAFGPVAKRLAAYFLSGAVLFGPAAVILTVVEYLPPAITPATDAGRATLAAAMQAGCALLLASGLRNMSRFTLVLASSATLLLLTGSGLVLAFHSVPPEPLPPMDAPAMGYTLLLLFWAVVGWEVVGNYGDEVAEPSRTIPRAAVIAGLVVGLVSLAVAAALQYGEFPPEAGHGVAALLHPLFGQASPWVMAGMTAALCVTTYLTVVGAVSRLTAHMAQEGWLPAFLDRRNRHGVPWTAVALYTASHLVQFALVGFGVLDLAGLVAIADGFFLSNALLGTLAAARLFTAPLPRATAGLLALCVLIVLLQSPWQVLTTEGVMILAVIRPGARRVRRAEDPLRP; this is encoded by the coding sequence ATGGACCAACGGAAAATCAGAACGCTTCCATTGTGCTGCATGATGATCGGCGCCGTGCTCGGCTCGGGCATCGTCATCCTGCCGCCCCTGGCGCTGGATACGGCGGGGCAATGGGCCATCGCAGGCTGGGGGCTGACAGCGGCCTTCGGCGTGGCCTTCGCCTATGTCTTCGCCAGGGTGGGAACCCTGTTCCCGGGCGAAGGGGGCGCGGCCAGCGCGGTAAAGCGGGCCTTTGGTCCCGTGGCCAAGCGGTTGGCCGCCTATTTCCTATCAGGGGCGGTGCTCTTCGGCCCGGCAGCGGTGATCCTTACCGTTGTCGAATACCTGCCCCCGGCGATCACACCTGCCACGGACGCCGGTCGGGCAACGCTGGCCGCCGCCATGCAGGCGGGCTGCGCCCTGCTCCTCGCAAGCGGCTTGCGGAACATGAGCCGTTTCACCCTGGTCCTGGCCTCCTCGGCCACCCTCCTGCTCCTGACCGGCTCCGGCCTGGTCCTCGCCTTTCACTCCGTCCCGCCCGAGCCTCTGCCCCCCATGGACGCCCCGGCCATGGGCTACACCCTGCTCCTGCTCTTCTGGGCCGTGGTCGGCTGGGAAGTGGTGGGCAACTACGGGGACGAGGTGGCCGAGCCGAGCCGGACCATCCCGCGCGCCGCAGTCATCGCCGGGCTGGTTGTCGGGCTGGTCTCCCTGGCCGTGGCCGCCGCCCTGCAATACGGCGAGTTTCCCCCGGAGGCCGGGCACGGTGTGGCCGCCCTGCTGCACCCTCTCTTCGGCCAGGCCTCGCCCTGGGTCATGGCCGGTATGACCGCCGCCCTGTGCGTCACCACCTACCTGACGGTGGTCGGCGCAGTCTCCCGCCTGACCGCTCACATGGCGCAGGAGGGATGGCTGCCCGCCTTTCTGGACAGGCGCAACCGACACGGCGTCCCGTGGACGGCCGTCGCCCTGTACACTGCCTCGCACCTCGTCCAGTTCGCGCTCGTCGGCTTCGGCGTCCTCGACCTGGCCGGGCTGGTGGCCATCGCCGACGGATTCTTCCTGTCCAACGCCCTCCTCGGAACACTGGCCGCTGCGCGCCTGTTCACCGCCCCCCTGCCCCGAGCCACCGCAGGGCTCCTCGCTCTGTGCGTCCTTATCGTCCTGCTCCAGTCGCCCTGGCAGGTGCTCACGACCGAAGGCGTCATGATCCTGGCCGTCATCCGGCCCGGAGCCCGCAGGGTACGCCGTGCCGAAGACCCCCTCCGGCCTTGA
- the dapF gene encoding diaminopimelate epimerase has protein sequence MTIFGTSVPFYKMQGCGNDFVVIDNREAKVDPGVMDLWAQKLCARAFGVYADGVFFLEETDEPGLDYRWHFYNSDGSRAEMCGNASRCAGKLAHAIGLAPATHTFGTDAGPIRAEVLVDGPDAGRVKVQLTPPLGKETNIRIDLDGEPLTVHFADTGVPHTVVFVDDVEAVDIMDLGPKIRYHEQFAPAGTNVNFAQVKDENTMLLRTYERGVEAETYACGTGAAATQLLANALGLTEGRADLTTTGGEVLTVFLEDDNVFLQGAAELTFKGEVYLEPLGLI, from the coding sequence ATGACGATATTCGGCACTTCCGTTCCGTTCTACAAGATGCAGGGCTGCGGCAACGACTTCGTGGTCATCGACAACCGCGAGGCCAAGGTCGACCCCGGCGTCATGGACCTGTGGGCCCAGAAACTCTGCGCCCGCGCCTTCGGCGTCTACGCGGACGGCGTCTTCTTCCTGGAGGAGACTGACGAGCCCGGCCTGGACTACCGCTGGCACTTTTACAACTCCGACGGCTCCCGCGCCGAGATGTGCGGCAACGCCTCCCGCTGCGCTGGCAAGCTGGCCCACGCCATCGGCCTGGCCCCGGCAACCCACACCTTCGGCACCGACGCCGGCCCCATCCGGGCGGAAGTCCTGGTGGACGGCCCGGACGCCGGACGGGTCAAGGTCCAGCTCACCCCGCCACTGGGCAAGGAGACCAACATCCGCATCGACCTGGACGGCGAGCCGCTGACCGTGCACTTCGCCGACACCGGCGTGCCGCATACCGTGGTCTTCGTGGACGACGTCGAAGCCGTGGACATCATGGATCTCGGCCCCAAGATCCGCTACCACGAACAGTTCGCGCCCGCCGGGACCAACGTCAACTTTGCCCAGGTCAAGGACGAGAACACCATGCTCCTGCGCACCTACGAGCGCGGCGTGGAAGCCGAGACCTACGCCTGCGGCACCGGTGCCGCCGCCACCCAGCTGCTGGCCAACGCCCTCGGCCTGACCGAAGGCCGGGCCGACCTCACCACCACCGGCGGCGAAGTGCTGACCGTCTTTCTCGAAGACGACAACGTCTTCCTGCAAGGCGCCGCCGAATTGACCTTCAAGGGCGAGGTCTACCTCGAACCCCTCGGATTGATTTAA
- a CDS encoding rubrerythrin family protein: MSKTIENLKAAFAGESQANRKYLAFADKAEKEGKPGVAKLFRAAAAAETIHAHAHLRLMKGIGSTEENLKAAISGETYEFEKMYPEMMDDAKEEGENAVLRYFGFANEAEKVHAALYTEALEADGDTFADAEFYICSVCGHTQNGAPTDKCPICNAPATSYAKVD; encoded by the coding sequence ATGAGCAAAACCATTGAAAATCTGAAAGCCGCTTTCGCTGGTGAGTCCCAGGCCAACCGTAAATATCTTGCCTTCGCCGACAAGGCCGAAAAAGAGGGCAAGCCCGGCGTGGCCAAGCTGTTCCGCGCCGCTGCCGCCGCCGAGACCATCCATGCCCACGCCCACCTGCGGCTCATGAAGGGAATCGGTTCCACCGAGGAGAACCTCAAGGCCGCCATCTCCGGCGAGACCTACGAATTCGAAAAGATGTATCCGGAGATGATGGACGACGCCAAGGAAGAAGGCGAAAACGCAGTGCTGCGTTACTTCGGCTTTGCCAACGAGGCCGAAAAAGTTCACGCCGCCCTCTACACCGAGGCTCTCGAAGCCGATGGCGACACCTTCGCCGATGCTGAATTTTACATCTGTAGCGTATGCGGTCATACCCAGAACGGCGCACCCACCGATAAGTGCCCCATCTGCAACGCCCCCGCCACCTCCTACGCCAAAGTCGACTAA
- a CDS encoding LysR family transcriptional regulator, whose product MELYQINTFVVVAEEGHLTRAAERLHASQPTVSAHVKGLEEELETRLFIRTPKGMQLTEAGERLFIRAQGVLKAVRDLKLEARNMGGELVGDLSLGLNTDAEYLRIVPLLNSLSEQHPKITLQIQQSASSSVQEAIRRGRLDCGFIFGPPRHKDIHAVLLETTRFYVAVPDVWRDRMEHGMQALAELPWILDPGDNPVQQLTTPFFDSLGFKPRNFLEVDGDEVIRVLVAAGKGISFMRQNELDMANRFGKVHAMPFDALAIDLHFVCLRRHDQDPVMQAVIDHVTKVWST is encoded by the coding sequence ATGGAACTCTATCAAATTAACACTTTCGTCGTTGTCGCCGAGGAAGGCCATCTGACCCGGGCGGCGGAACGGCTGCACGCAAGCCAACCTACGGTGTCGGCCCATGTGAAAGGGCTGGAGGAAGAGCTGGAAACCCGCCTGTTTATTCGTACGCCTAAGGGGATGCAGCTCACCGAAGCGGGTGAGCGGCTGTTTATCAGGGCCCAGGGGGTACTCAAGGCGGTGCGTGATTTGAAGCTGGAAGCGCGCAACATGGGCGGCGAGCTGGTGGGTGATCTCTCCCTGGGGCTGAACACGGATGCCGAGTATCTGCGCATCGTCCCCCTGCTCAACTCCCTGAGCGAGCAGCACCCCAAGATCACGCTACAGATCCAGCAGTCGGCGTCCAGCTCGGTGCAGGAGGCCATCCGGCGCGGGCGGCTGGATTGCGGCTTCATCTTCGGGCCGCCCCGGCACAAGGACATTCACGCCGTACTCCTGGAGACCACCCGGTTCTACGTGGCCGTGCCGGACGTCTGGCGGGACCGCATGGAGCATGGCATGCAGGCCCTGGCCGAATTGCCGTGGATTCTCGACCCGGGCGATAACCCGGTGCAGCAGCTGACCACGCCGTTTTTCGATTCCCTGGGATTCAAACCCAGGAACTTTCTTGAAGTGGACGGAGACGAAGTCATCCGCGTGCTGGTGGCCGCGGGCAAAGGCATCTCCTTCATGCGCCAAAACGAACTGGACATGGCCAACCGCTTCGGCAAGGTCCACGCCATGCCCTTCGACGCCCTGGCCATCGACCTTCATTTCGTTTGCCTCAGACGGCACGACCAGGACCCGGTCATGCAGGCGGTCATCGACCACGTGACCAAGGTGTGGAGCACTTAA
- a CDS encoding THUMP domain-containing class I SAM-dependent RNA methyltransferase, with translation MSLFNTTAPILVTCPKAMPEYLEAELRALGFAKTHALDAGVMVPGTLTDCMRLNLWVRTGHRVLYELKRFDARGPDELYAVVNKLPWEQYMDKDGYFRVDASIRDTEVNDSRFAALRVKDAVADRFQQRFGSRPDSGPETKGVCLFLHWRGREATLYLDTTGDPLPRRGYRKRPHKAPMQETLAAACVLASGWPELARKGGHFIAPMCGAGTLAIEAALMAMNGAPGLLRDNFAFMHLKGYDPAAWDEMIDRAEDSETPDFAGRIIATDYDPEAVEAARDNARIAGVGDFIEFAVCDFADTEVPEGPGIVMLNPEYGERLGEEKALEPVYRRIGDFFKQSCGGKAGFIFTGNSRLAKCVGLRTRRRRIFFNAKIECRLLEYELYAGTRKVKED, from the coding sequence ATGTCTCTTTTCAACACGACCGCCCCCATACTGGTCACCTGTCCCAAGGCCATGCCCGAATATCTGGAAGCGGAACTCCGCGCCCTTGGCTTCGCCAAAACCCATGCCCTGGATGCCGGGGTCATGGTGCCCGGCACCCTGACCGACTGCATGCGCCTGAACCTCTGGGTCCGCACCGGTCACCGGGTGCTGTACGAGCTCAAGCGATTCGACGCGCGCGGCCCGGACGAACTCTACGCGGTGGTGAACAAGCTGCCGTGGGAACAGTACATGGACAAGGACGGCTATTTCCGGGTGGACGCCAGCATCCGCGACACCGAGGTCAACGACTCCCGCTTCGCCGCGCTGCGGGTCAAGGACGCCGTGGCAGACCGGTTCCAGCAGCGGTTCGGCTCCAGGCCGGACTCCGGTCCGGAAACCAAGGGGGTCTGCCTCTTTCTGCACTGGCGCGGACGGGAAGCCACCCTCTATCTGGACACTACCGGCGACCCCCTGCCGCGCCGGGGCTACCGCAAGCGCCCGCACAAGGCCCCCATGCAGGAGACCCTTGCCGCAGCCTGCGTACTCGCCTCGGGCTGGCCGGAGCTGGCCCGCAAGGGCGGCCATTTCATCGCGCCCATGTGCGGGGCCGGAACCCTGGCCATAGAAGCCGCGCTCATGGCCATGAACGGCGCGCCCGGTCTGCTGCGTGATAATTTTGCCTTCATGCACCTCAAGGGATACGACCCGGCGGCCTGGGACGAGATGATCGACCGGGCCGAGGACAGCGAGACCCCGGACTTCGCCGGGCGGATCATCGCCACGGACTACGACCCTGAAGCCGTCGAGGCGGCCAGGGACAATGCGCGCATCGCCGGAGTGGGTGACTTCATCGAGTTCGCGGTCTGCGATTTCGCCGACACCGAGGTTCCCGAAGGGCCGGGCATTGTCATGCTCAACCCGGAGTATGGTGAGCGGCTGGGCGAGGAAAAGGCACTGGAGCCGGTCTACCGGCGCATCGGCGACTTCTTCAAGCAGTCCTGCGGCGGCAAGGCCGGCTTCATCTTCACCGGCAACTCCCGGCTGGCCAAGTGCGTGGGGCTGCGCACCCGGCGGCGGCGCATCTTCTTCAACGCCAAGATCGAATGCCGTCTGCTCGAATACGAGCTCTACGCCGGGACGCGCAAGGTCAAAGAAGATTAG
- a CDS encoding DUF4242 domain-containing protein: protein MPKYVIEREIPGAGKLTPEDLNGISQKSCSVLSELGPQVQWVHSYVTDDKIYCVYIAPDEASVLAHAEKGGFPANSVAEVKTIIDPTTAE, encoded by the coding sequence ATGCCCAAATACGTTATCGAACGCGAAATCCCTGGAGCCGGCAAACTCACGCCCGAAGATCTGAATGGAATCTCCCAGAAATCCTGCAGCGTCCTCAGCGAGCTCGGCCCCCAGGTCCAGTGGGTGCACAGCTATGTGACCGACGACAAGATCTACTGCGTCTACATCGCTCCCGACGAGGCGTCCGTCCTGGCCCATGCGGAAAAAGGCGGCTTCCCGGCCAACTCCGTAGCAGAAGTCAAGACGATCATCGATCCGACCACGGCGGAATAG
- the ada gene encoding bifunctional DNA-binding transcriptional regulator/O6-methylguanine-DNA methyltransferase Ada — translation MAPYDDDEVRWKAVKERDRDAAHEFYYGVRTTGVYCVPGCASRLPRRENAVFFDTAEAAEAAGFRACKRCRPDDPAHAHIPLKRIMAACRTLERAVERGERPPGVAELARDTDMSSSRFGRLFSKLVGIGPKEYVQALRDAGVREALASGTPVTRALFDAGYSSASRFYERAEGVLGMRPARYRKGGKGLSIRYVVTESQLGLVLAAFTGKGVCAIELGDTPEELAASLRARFPGAVVKECEPQLDEQVREIVSLIRTPGKGLSLPLDIRGTAFQQRVWRALRDIPAGETRTYSQVAESLGEPGSVRAVASACARNPLAVAVPCHRVVRKDGSLAGYRWGLERKRALLEAERHGRPGEEGDEPDQS, via the coding sequence ATGGCTCCATACGACGATGACGAAGTCCGCTGGAAGGCGGTGAAGGAGCGGGACAGGGACGCCGCCCACGAATTTTACTATGGGGTCCGGACCACAGGCGTATATTGCGTGCCGGGGTGCGCCTCGCGTCTGCCCCGCCGGGAGAATGCCGTGTTTTTCGATACCGCCGAGGCCGCTGAAGCCGCCGGGTTCCGGGCCTGCAAGCGGTGCCGTCCCGACGACCCGGCCCATGCCCATATCCCCTTGAAACGGATCATGGCCGCCTGCCGCACCCTGGAGCGGGCCGTGGAACGAGGCGAGCGTCCGCCTGGAGTGGCGGAGTTGGCGCGGGACACGGATATGAGTTCATCCCGCTTCGGACGGTTGTTCAGCAAACTGGTGGGCATCGGCCCCAAGGAATACGTGCAGGCCCTGCGCGACGCCGGAGTGCGGGAAGCCCTGGCCTCGGGCACGCCGGTGACCCGCGCCCTGTTCGACGCAGGCTACAGTTCGGCCAGCCGGTTCTACGAGCGCGCGGAAGGTGTGCTCGGCATGCGTCCCGCCCGTTACCGCAAGGGCGGCAAAGGCCTCTCCATCCGCTACGTGGTGACCGAAAGCCAACTCGGGCTGGTCCTGGCCGCGTTCACGGGAAAAGGCGTCTGCGCCATCGAGTTGGGTGATACCCCCGAGGAACTGGCGGCATCACTCCGGGCCCGCTTTCCCGGAGCCGTCGTCAAGGAATGCGAACCGCAACTGGACGAACAGGTGCGGGAGATCGTCTCCCTCATCCGAACGCCGGGCAAGGGCCTGTCGCTGCCCCTGGATATTCGGGGCACCGCGTTCCAGCAGCGGGTCTGGCGCGCCCTGCGGGACATTCCGGCGGGCGAGACCCGCACCTATAGCCAGGTGGCGGAATCCCTGGGCGAGCCGGGCTCGGTCCGCGCCGTGGCCTCGGCCTGCGCCCGCAACCCCCTGGCCGTGGCCGTGCCCTGCCACCGGGTGGTGCGCAAGGACGGCAGCCTGGCCGGGTACCGCTGGGGCCTGGAACGAAAGCGCGCCCTGCTCGAAGCGGAACGGCACGGACGGCCGGGAGAAGAAGGCGACGAGCCGGATCAGTCCTGA
- a CDS encoding DNA-binding protein yields MEDTYTHKDLANLCSVSETTIKSYRRKFPGFIHVLTRGKPIRFKKEAGDVCLAIRDCFEKGMSVAETAKFLKERFKEEAAPAGRTKPAPTPSGQGGVSAEYLEQFFQTAGKMMHGMASLATAQAKSAQRLERLEAAVDALVEAETRNMELFNELLARQAEEPVMPAPRAAAPDEPAARKPEPEPEQPAEPRPEHQPAQPERVRARKIVNVRDPEGGVTSYALEKETAEPEQGVLELQEDQIIPDGPPATLLNAPIVIRNDQNEFLGVPGRLPLSGFIEVLAKETEGGSSEADWRQHNRHWVHTMAVPGGDSHELFFLPTTTPRGNHVALLDRLDVNGRLTSPHFLQEFFRQVKDKIQD; encoded by the coding sequence ATGGAAGATACCTATACCCATAAAGACCTGGCGAACCTCTGTTCGGTCTCCGAAACCACCATCAAGAGCTACCGGCGCAAGTTCCCCGGCTTCATCCACGTTCTGACCAGGGGCAAGCCCATCCGTTTCAAGAAGGAAGCCGGCGATGTCTGTCTGGCCATTCGCGACTGCTTCGAGAAGGGCATGTCCGTGGCCGAGACCGCCAAGTTCCTCAAGGAACGCTTCAAGGAGGAGGCCGCTCCCGCCGGACGCACGAAACCCGCCCCCACCCCATCGGGCCAGGGTGGTGTCTCCGCGGAGTACCTGGAGCAGTTCTTCCAGACCGCTGGAAAGATGATGCACGGCATGGCCTCCCTGGCCACGGCCCAGGCCAAGTCCGCCCAGCGGCTGGAGCGGCTGGAGGCGGCCGTGGACGCGCTGGTGGAGGCCGAGACCCGCAACATGGAACTTTTCAACGAACTCCTCGCCCGGCAGGCGGAGGAACCGGTCATGCCCGCACCCCGGGCAGCCGCTCCGGACGAGCCCGCCGCCCGGAAGCCGGAACCGGAGCCGGAGCAGCCGGCCGAACCTCGCCCGGAGCACCAGCCCGCACAGCCTGAACGGGTCCGCGCGCGCAAGATAGTCAATGTCAGAGACCCGGAAGGCGGCGTCACCTCCTACGCCCTGGAAAAGGAGACCGCCGAACCGGAGCAGGGTGTGTTGGAGCTTCAGGAGGACCAGATCATCCCGGACGGCCCGCCCGCGACCCTGCTCAACGCACCCATCGTTATCCGCAACGACCAGAACGAATTCCTCGGCGTGCCTGGCAGGCTGCCCCTGTCCGGCTTCATAGAAGTGCTGGCAAAAGAGACCGAGGGGGGCTCCTCAGAAGCGGACTGGCGGCAACACAACAGGCACTGGGTCCACACCATGGCCGTGCCCGGCGGCGATTCGCACGAGCTCTTCTTCCTGCCCACCACCACCCCGCGCGGCAACCACGTGGCGCTGCTGGACAGGCTGGACGTGAACGGCAGGCTCACCTCGCCCCATTTTCTTCAGGAGTTCTTTCGTCAGGTGAAAGACAAGATTCAGGACTGA